A stretch of DNA from Fusobacterium mortiferum ATCC 9817:
TATTTTGTATGGAAATTATGATATTGTAGTGTTACAACATTTACAAAGTGGTTTTGATAAAGAGGTATTACATAATTCTACTAAAAAGTTAAAAGAGTGGATAAATATTTCTGGAGCTAAGCCAATACTCTATATGACATGGACTTTAAAAGATGAGAGAGATAAACAATTGGAATTAACAGAAGGATATAAAGAGGTGGGAGAGAAACTAGGAATAGAAGTAGCTCCTGTAGGAGAGGTATGGTGGAGATATTTTGATAAATATCCTGAGGACATACTTTATTTTAAAGATGATAAACATGCTTCTCCTCTTGGTTCAACTTTGGCAGCTTACACTATTTTTAATGTTATATTTAAGAAAAAAGCTAATACTGAAGATGAAATTTGTAAGAGAATAAATGAGATGATATAGAAAAAGAGGATTAAGTTATTGTAATTTAAAACTTTACAATAGCTCAATCCTTTCTTTTATTTTACTCTCTTACTTGTCCATTACCAGTTATTACATACTTAGTAGTAGTAAGCTCTTTTAATCCCATAGGTCCTCTAGCGTGAAGTTTTTGTGTACTGATACCTATTTCAGCACCAAAACCAAATTGTCCACCATCTGTAAATCTAGTAGAAGCGTTTACATAAACAGCAGCAGCATCTACTTCATTTAAAAATCTTTGGGCATTAGAATAGTTTTCAGTAACTATACATTCAGAGTGTTTAGTACCATATTTAGCAATGTGCTTTATAACCTCATCTAAATTCTCTACAACTTTAATAGCTACAATATAATCTTCATATTCAGTAGCCCAGTCCTCTTCAGTAGCAGGGATAGAGTTTGGTATATATTTTCTAGTGATTTCGTCTCCTCTTATCTCTACATTTCTCTTGATAAGCTCCTCTCCAAGTTGAGGTAGAATATCTTTAGCACAATTTTTATGGATAAGAAGAGTTTCTACTGCGTTACAAACTCCAGGTCTTTGAGTTTTAGCATTGATGATAATATTGATGGCCTTAGGGATATCACCACTCTCATCTACAAATATATGACAGTTTCCTATTCCTGTCTGAATACAAGGGATAGTAGAATTTTCTATAACTGTATTGATAAGTCTAGCACTTCCTCTAGGAATTAATACATCTATATATTGATGAGCTTTCATTAATTTATTAGCAGTATCGTGGCTAGTATCCTCTAAAATTTGTACAGCATTTTCATTGATACCACACTCTTTTAAAACCTCTTTAAAAACTTTTACAATAGCTATGTTAGTGTTTATAGCCTCTTTTCCACCTCTTAAGATAACAGCGTTTCCACTTTTTAAGCAAAGTCCAAAAGCATCAGCTGTAACATTAGGACGAGATTCAAATATGATAGCTACCACTCCTAATGGAACTCTTTTTTGTTGAATGATTAGTCCATTAGGTAGAGTTTTACCATATGTAAACTCTCCAACTGGGTCATTTAATGAGGCAATTTGTCTAAGCCCATCTGCCATATCCTCTATTCTTTTCTCTGTAAGAGTAAGTCTATCAATAAAAGCTTTCTTTACACCAGAATTGATAGCATTCTCTACATCTTTTTTATTGATTTCTAAAATATTATTACAGTTATCTAAAAGTGCTTGAGCAGATTTTAAAAGTATTTCATTTTTTACCTTTGTAGATAGTTGAGCTATCTGTATCTCTGCTTCCTTAGCAGCAGTACCAAGTTTTTCAATATATTCCATAATTTCCTCCTATTTTCCATTTCCAAAGATAGTTCCAATATCTTCTCCATTGATAAGTTCCTCAATAAATGAAGGGTTAGAACCATCTAATATAGCCATCATTACTCCACCAGCATAACACTCTCTAGCAGCTAGAAGTTTAGTTTCCATTCCACCTACACTAAACTCACTTCCTTTTTCTCCACCCATAGCAAGTATCTCATCAGTTACCTTTTCTACATAAGGGATTCTTTTTGCTTCAGGGTGTGTCTTAGGATTAGCATCATATAGAGCATCTATATCTGTAAGGATTACTAATAAGTCAGCTTTTAAAAGAGAAGCAACACTTGCTGATAATCTATCGTTGTCACTGAACTCTATTTCAAAAGTAGATATAGTATCGTTGGCGTTGATAATAGGAATAACTCCAAAATCAAGTAGAGTTTCTAAAGTATTATTAGTATTAGTTTTTCTCTCTCCCTCTTTGAAATCATCTTTAGTAAGAAGGATTTGAGCAACTCTTTGATTATATTCTCCCATAAAGTTTTTATAGATATGCATAAGTTCAGCTTGTCCTACTGCAGCAGCTGCTTGTTTCTCTCTAGTAAGAGTAGGTCTTTTTTCAAAGTTTAAGCTTTTTGACCCCACTCCAATAGCTCCAGAAGTTACAAGAATAACATCTCTTCCTTGGTTTCTTAAATCAGCTAATATCCAAGCTAGTCTATTCATCAAGTTAAAATTTAAGTTTCCATTGGGGTATGTAAGAGTAGAAGTTCCTACTTTTATTACAATTCTTTTTGAATTTTTAATCTGTTCTCTAATCTCTTTATTCATTATTACTCACCTTAAAAATATTTATAATATATATTATACATATAAAATTATTTTTTTAATATCTTTTTTTGAAAAAAATAGATTTTTTTTTATAAATTTTGTAAAATATACATATGGTAATAAAATATCAAAGGGAGGAGCAGCATGGAAAACTTAAAGTTAAGAGATTTTTTAGATTACAATTATTTATCAAGTATAGAGGTTTCACCAGATAAAAAAAATACTGCATTTATAGTTCATCGAGGAGATTATGATGACAATGACTATAAATCTAATATCTGGGTAATGAATAATGAAACAAAAAAATATTTCAGACTTACAGGAATGAATGAGGAAAGAAGTTTTTTATGGTTAGATGAAACAAAGATTCTTTTCCCAAGTATGAGAGATAAAAAATTAAAAGTAAAAGTTGAAGAGGGAGAAAAATGGACTTGTTACTACTCTATTGATATAAATGGAGGAGAGGCTCAAGAGTATATGAGAGTACCTCTTATTGTAACATCTATAAAAAAAATAGATGGAGATAACTTCATACTTACAGCTAAATATGATAATTATGGAGTAAATCTAAATGAATTAACAGGAGAGGCTAGAGCAGAAGCTACAAAAAAAATAAAAGAGGATAAGGATTATGAGATTTTAGATGAGATTCCTTTCTGGAGCAATGGTGGAGGATTTACTAATAAAAAGAGAAATAGATTATATATCTATAATAGAGCAACTGAAGAGATAACACCAGTATCAGATAGTATTTCAAATGTAACTTATTATTCATATAAAGATGGAGTAGTATTATATGTAGTAAATAGATTTAAAGATAAGCAGGAGCAAAGAGAGGCAATATATACATACGATATAGCTACTAAAGAGGAGAAGTTAGTACTCCCAAGTGAAGATTATAGAGTTAGTTTTGCAGAGTTTTTTGGAGATGGAATACTTTGTGGATTAAATGATACTTTAAAATATGGATTAAATCAAAATCCTAACTTTTATATAATAAGAGATGGAAAAGTTGAATTATTTAAAGAGCATGATACTTGGATGATAAATACAGTAGGTTCTGATTGTAGATACGGTGGAGGAAAAAGCTTTAGAGTAAAAGGGAATAAGCTTTATTTCTTAACAACTGTTATGCATGATGCTTTCTTAAATACACTAGATATAAATGGAGAGGAAAGAGTTTTAACTAAGGCTAATGGTTCAGTAGATACATATGCAATAGCTGGAGATGATATCTATTTTATTGGACTTAGAGGTTTAAGACTTCAAGAGCTATATTTATTAAAAGATGAAGAAGAAATACAACTTACTAAATTTAATGAGAATATAATAGAGAGTAAAAAATTATCTATTCCAGAAAAATTCGATATTGTAAATGATGGAATAGAAATAGAGGGATGGGTATTAAAACCTACAGATTATGAAGAGGGAAAAGAATATCCAGCAATTTTAGATATCCATGGAGGGCCAAAAACAGTGTATGGAGATGTATTCTATCATGAGATGCAAGTTTGGGCAAACATGGGATATTTTGTATTTTTCTGTAATCCATGTGGTGGAGATGGAAGAGGAAATGAGTTTGCAGATATTAGAGGAAAATATGGAACTGTGGACTATGATGATTTAATGAAGTTTACAGATGAAGTATTAAAGGCTTATCCAATAGATAGATCAAGAGTAGGAGTAACAGGTGGTTCGTATGGTGGATTTATGACTAACTGGATAATAGGGCATACTGACAGATTTGCTTGTGCAGCATCTCAAAGAAGCATAGCAAACTGGTTCTCTAAATTTGGAACTACTGATATAGGATATTATTTTAATGTAGATCAAAATGCTTCTAGTCCATGGGAGAATCCAGAAAAATTATGGTGGCACTCCCCTATGAAATATGCAGATAAGGTAAAAACTCCAACTTTGTTTATTCATTCAGAAGAAGATTATAGATGTTGGTTGACAGAGGGAATACAAATGTTTACTTCACTAAAATATCATGGGGTCCCAGCTAGATTATGTATGTTTAGAGGAGAAAATCATGAGTTATCAAGAAGTGGAAAACCAAGACATAGAGTAAAAAGATTAGAAGAGATGACAAATTGGTTTGAATTATATTTGAAGTAAAAAATTGAAAATCGTTCAAAATGTGATATAATATATAATATTAAAATAAGAAGAGTATGTAGTATTTCATACTCTTTTTAAAGTAAAAATTTGGAGGTGGGCTTTTTGAAAAGAGCTAATTATCTTATGATGACACCTGGACCAACTATGGTTAGGGAAAATGTACTACATGCAAGAGGGGATTACTACGGAAATTCAGACTTTGACCCTAAATTTTTTGAGTTTTATGGACAACTTTGTAAAAAAATAGGAAAGATTTTTGGAGCAAAGAAAGCTCAAACTATAATAATGGCAGGGGAAGGAATGCTAGGACTTGACAGTGCTTGTGCATCACTTACAGAAAAGGGAGATAAAGTTTTAGTAATTTCTAATGGAATATATGGAGCTGGATTTAAAGAGTTAGTAGAAACTTATGGTGGAGAGGTTACGCTTTTTGAAA
This window harbors:
- a CDS encoding glutamate-5-semialdehyde dehydrogenase, with product MEYIEKLGTAAKEAEIQIAQLSTKVKNEILLKSAQALLDNCNNILEINKKDVENAINSGVKKAFIDRLTLTEKRIEDMADGLRQIASLNDPVGEFTYGKTLPNGLIIQQKRVPLGVVAIIFESRPNVTADAFGLCLKSGNAVILRGGKEAINTNIAIVKVFKEVLKECGINENAVQILEDTSHDTANKLMKAHQYIDVLIPRGSARLINTVIENSTIPCIQTGIGNCHIFVDESGDIPKAINIIINAKTQRPGVCNAVETLLIHKNCAKDILPQLGEELIKRNVEIRGDEITRKYIPNSIPATEEDWATEYEDYIVAIKVVENLDEVIKHIAKYGTKHSECIVTENYSNAQRFLNEVDAAAVYVNASTRFTDGGQFGFGAEIGISTQKLHARGPMGLKELTTTKYVITGNGQVRE
- a CDS encoding S9 family peptidase: MENLKLRDFLDYNYLSSIEVSPDKKNTAFIVHRGDYDDNDYKSNIWVMNNETKKYFRLTGMNEERSFLWLDETKILFPSMRDKKLKVKVEEGEKWTCYYSIDINGGEAQEYMRVPLIVTSIKKIDGDNFILTAKYDNYGVNLNELTGEARAEATKKIKEDKDYEILDEIPFWSNGGGFTNKKRNRLYIYNRATEEITPVSDSISNVTYYSYKDGVVLYVVNRFKDKQEQREAIYTYDIATKEEKLVLPSEDYRVSFAEFFGDGILCGLNDTLKYGLNQNPNFYIIRDGKVELFKEHDTWMINTVGSDCRYGGGKSFRVKGNKLYFLTTVMHDAFLNTLDINGEERVLTKANGSVDTYAIAGDDIYFIGLRGLRLQELYLLKDEEEIQLTKFNENIIESKKLSIPEKFDIVNDGIEIEGWVLKPTDYEEGKEYPAILDIHGGPKTVYGDVFYHEMQVWANMGYFVFFCNPCGGDGRGNEFADIRGKYGTVDYDDLMKFTDEVLKAYPIDRSRVGVTGGSYGGFMTNWIIGHTDRFACAASQRSIANWFSKFGTTDIGYYFNVDQNASSPWENPEKLWWHSPMKYADKVKTPTLFIHSEEDYRCWLTEGIQMFTSLKYHGVPARLCMFRGENHELSRSGKPRHRVKRLEEMTNWFELYLK
- the proB gene encoding glutamate 5-kinase; this encodes MNKEIREQIKNSKRIVIKVGTSTLTYPNGNLNFNLMNRLAWILADLRNQGRDVILVTSGAIGVGSKSLNFEKRPTLTREKQAAAAVGQAELMHIYKNFMGEYNQRVAQILLTKDDFKEGERKTNTNNTLETLLDFGVIPIINANDTISTFEIEFSDNDRLSASVASLLKADLLVILTDIDALYDANPKTHPEAKRIPYVEKVTDEILAMGGEKGSEFSVGGMETKLLAARECYAGGVMMAILDGSNPSFIEELINGEDIGTIFGNGK